A portion of the Planctomycetota bacterium genome contains these proteins:
- a CDS encoding PRC-barrel domain-containing protein: MRTTRSNITRTIACIVLAAGAATPAFAQGRVQPRTPTTTERDGTREQDRRQDRGRTDDGDTIKNKDYYGLNWLMDIDITDTGGDTIGEVSDFVIDRGSGQIEFIIAEIDGRDVAVPYASLRWNSGNNQFVSEIGAAQYREHPAFSSEDWRKMREPVAGETAAGRMLPDWDWDWDDTDADDDDMNRRPTDDRRTTDGRDRASDGENRTTQTQDGMRRDSRQKWDEYEGRYDRNQTASIEGEVTSVERIRRDRFGEQVILTVRSNDGETRRVAIGPSWYAAAGGAMPSRGDTVAIDAYRVTNDSAMLTARRMTVNGTTVNYRTDQGQARWGDDTIESSGRRYRAEHWRYILASELDGMDARARGTDCGEVQSVVVERRSGRVVFLSIDPDDNFLGIGDTTRLVPWDIASIGADGIVHLDANKAMILASPQTPSDLTLLSTNSVPQMVYRAYEIKPPQLQPVRYRSMSRSSGGSDRDGVPYHQWSKNDAWWRDDPRVSESIRNGQTSTWTGTVLGMKTVNVGESDQPHTAVRVKLSNGTTQTALLGPAKFMEGQKHDMKQDREITLNVVRATIGDDTHWIARSFECDGERMTLWNGNSPVWDDR; encoded by the coding sequence AGGACCGCCGCCAGGACCGCGGGCGCACCGATGACGGGGACACGATCAAGAACAAGGACTACTACGGCCTGAACTGGCTGATGGATATCGACATTACCGACACCGGCGGGGACACGATCGGCGAGGTCTCCGACTTCGTGATCGACCGCGGCTCCGGGCAGATCGAGTTCATCATCGCCGAGATCGACGGGCGCGACGTCGCGGTTCCCTACGCCTCGCTGCGCTGGAACTCCGGCAACAACCAGTTCGTCTCCGAGATCGGCGCGGCGCAGTACCGCGAGCACCCGGCGTTCTCGTCCGAGGACTGGCGCAAGATGCGCGAGCCCGTCGCGGGAGAGACCGCCGCGGGCCGCATGCTGCCCGACTGGGACTGGGACTGGGACGACACCGACGCGGACGACGACGACATGAACCGTCGTCCGACCGACGACCGCCGCACGACCGACGGGCGCGACCGCGCGAGCGACGGAGAGAACCGCACGACCCAGACGCAGGACGGGATGCGCCGCGATTCTCGCCAGAAGTGGGACGAGTACGAGGGGCGGTACGACCGCAACCAGACCGCGTCGATCGAAGGCGAGGTCACGAGCGTCGAGCGCATCCGGCGTGACCGCTTCGGCGAGCAGGTGATCCTGACCGTCCGGTCGAATGACGGCGAGACCAGGCGTGTCGCGATCGGGCCCTCGTGGTACGCCGCCGCCGGCGGCGCCATGCCCAGCCGGGGCGACACCGTCGCCATCGACGCGTATCGCGTCACCAACGACAGCGCCATGCTCACGGCCCGGCGCATGACGGTGAACGGCACCACCGTGAACTACCGCACCGACCAGGGCCAGGCCCGCTGGGGAGACGACACCATCGAGTCGAGCGGGCGCCGGTACCGCGCCGAGCACTGGCGGTACATCCTCGCCAGCGAGCTCGACGGGATGGACGCCCGCGCCCGGGGCACGGACTGCGGCGAGGTGCAGTCGGTGGTCGTGGAGCGCCGGTCCGGGCGCGTCGTGTTCCTCTCGATCGACCCCGACGACAACTTCCTGGGCATCGGCGACACGACCCGACTCGTGCCCTGGGACATCGCGAGCATCGGCGCGGACGGCATCGTCCACCTCGACGCGAACAAGGCGATGATCCTCGCCAGCCCGCAGACGCCCTCGGACTTGACGCTGCTGAGCACGAACTCGGTGCCCCAGATGGTGTACCGCGCCTACGAGATCAAGCCGCCGCAACTCCAGCCCGTGCGGTACCGCTCGATGTCCCGCTCGTCGGGCGGCTCGGACCGGGACGGCGTCCCGTACCACCAGTGGTCGAAGAACGACGCCTGGTGGCGCGACGACCCGCGCGTCAGCGAGTCGATCCGCAACGGGCAGACCTCGACCTGGACCGGGACGGTCCTGGGCATGAAGACCGTCAACGTCGGCGAGTCTGACCAGCCGCACACCGCCGTGCGGGTGAAGCTCAGCAACGGCACGACGCAGACCGCCCTGCTCGGCCCGGCCAAGTTCATGGAAGGCCAGAAGCATGACATGAAGCAGGACCGGGAGATCACCCTCAACGTCGTCCGCGCGACCATCGGCGACGACACGCACTGGATCGCCCGGTCGTTCGAGTGCGACGGCGAGCGGATGACGCTCTGGAACGGCAACAGCCCCGTGTGGGACGACCGCTAG
- a CDS encoding ferritin-like domain-containing protein: MKVKTLSDLYLEQLQDLHNAETQLLAALPKMAQAAGHPELKQAFAEHLLETREHVARLDGILGSLNKGGTTKKCPAMQGLIKEGEELMDESARENARDAGLICAAQKVEHYEIASYGTLRTFAELLGHAEHARTLERTLEEEKKTDGRLSELATSVINLDALA; the protein is encoded by the coding sequence ATGAAAGTCAAGACGCTGAGCGACCTCTACCTCGAGCAGCTGCAGGACCTGCACAACGCCGAGACGCAGCTCCTGGCGGCACTTCCCAAGATGGCCCAAGCCGCCGGGCACCCCGAGCTCAAGCAGGCGTTCGCCGAGCACCTCCTCGAGACCCGCGAGCACGTCGCCCGGCTCGATGGCATCCTGGGCTCGCTGAACAAGGGCGGAACCACCAAGAAGTGCCCCGCCATGCAGGGTCTCATCAAGGAGGGCGAGGAACTGATGGACGAGTCCGCCCGCGAGAACGCCCGCGACGCCGGGCTCATCTGCGCCGCGCAGAAGGTCGAGCACTACGAGATCGCCTCGTACGGCACGCTGCGCACGTTCGCCGAACTGCTCGGACATGCAGAGCACGCCCGCACCCTCGAGCGCACGCTCGAGGAGGAGAAGAAAACCGACGGTCGGCTGAGCGAGCTCGCGACCAGCGTCATCAACCTGGACGCGCTCGCCTGA
- a CDS encoding BON domain-containing protein, with translation MKYAYALMVAVVGVSGMALPACEDTRNDRDADTTPAIPPTPGTTDGTSPRTDGERTGTTTRPPAPPPAPAPAPAPAPAPAPRNDVPPVGPPAGDVDVDDRIARDVRQAIQADTALANARDIEVSVDGAVVTLSGMVALQADKDAAGARASAVQGVVRVINNIEVRPPQ, from the coding sequence ATGAAGTATGCGTACGCCCTGATGGTCGCGGTCGTCGGTGTGAGCGGCATGGCCCTCCCCGCCTGCGAAGATACCCGCAACGACCGCGACGCCGACACCACACCGGCCATCCCCCCGACCCCGGGCACCACCGATGGCACGTCCCCGCGCACCGATGGCGAGCGGACCGGTACCACCACCCGTCCCCCAGCCCCCCCGCCGGCCCCGGCGCCCGCTCCGGCCCCGGCGCCCGCTCCGGCGCCGCGCAACGACGTCCCGCCCGTGGGTCCGCCCGCCGGCGACGTGGACGTCGACGACCGCATCGCCCGCGACGTCCGCCAGGCCATCCAGGCCGACACCGCGCTCGCCAACGCGCGAGACATCGAGGTCTCGGTCGACGGCGCGGTTGTCACGCTCTCGGGCATGGTCGCGCTGCAGGCGGACAAGGACGCCGCCGGCGCCCGCGCGTCGGCGGTCCAAGGCGTCGTGCGGGTGATCAACAACATCGAAGTCCGCCCGCCGCAATAG
- a CDS encoding HAMP domain-containing sensor histidine kinase — translation MGGPALTLHLLARHRRSLRLWLTAWMLVIYLCTQIAFSLVMTYYQTKAINDFFDGRIATRLQFVEHALRPVLSTVTPSDLAPIAERERRVLSTDVIIVVLDDRGVMLASSRPTDMKLDAGARSRPGSRHAPVTQIRPPTFGAQGAGARSLRAFAMHTYDEQGSRYALVLVADADQTNAMIGLVTRVALVMVPFGMLIVAVAAYIVAGVAVRPITRLTESARQLAPESIGQQMPPSSRLAEVEELRDELEHARVRLETGFATQERFLANVSHELKTPIATILTEIQLLDTSDLPPRVRAFFRSGVEELRRLATTVDTFSILTRVRHGKLQIPAAEWCHVRDMLLDSYADCVTVARAQGVSIDVRLPEGPHAEAAVHGNCELLRLLLGNILKNAVTVSAPGAVVSVRTQFRDATCLIRIRDFGPGVPDEMIPRMFQQFTQSVNGVAGVRHSGGTGLGLEVAMGIARLHAGTITFENCAEGGCEFTVRLPVRTEPETHA, via the coding sequence ATGGGCGGTCCCGCGCTCACACTGCACCTGCTCGCGCGGCACCGGCGTTCTCTGCGACTGTGGCTGACCGCCTGGATGCTCGTGATCTATCTGTGCACGCAGATCGCGTTCTCGCTGGTGATGACCTACTACCAGACGAAGGCGATCAACGACTTCTTCGACGGGCGGATCGCGACCCGCCTGCAGTTCGTCGAGCACGCGCTGCGCCCCGTCCTCTCGACGGTGACACCCTCGGATCTCGCGCCGATCGCGGAGCGGGAGCGCCGCGTGCTGTCGACGGACGTGATCATCGTGGTGCTCGACGATCGCGGCGTGATGCTCGCCTCGTCGCGCCCGACCGACATGAAGCTGGACGCCGGCGCGCGGAGCCGCCCCGGGTCACGGCACGCGCCCGTCACGCAGATCCGCCCGCCGACGTTCGGCGCGCAGGGCGCCGGTGCGCGCAGCTTGCGGGCCTTCGCGATGCACACCTACGACGAACAGGGGTCAAGGTACGCGCTGGTGCTCGTGGCGGACGCCGACCAGACGAACGCCATGATCGGCCTGGTGACGCGGGTCGCGCTCGTCATGGTGCCGTTCGGGATGCTCATCGTGGCGGTAGCGGCGTACATCGTCGCGGGCGTGGCGGTCCGGCCGATCACCCGCCTCACCGAGTCGGCGCGCCAACTGGCGCCCGAGAGCATCGGGCAGCAGATGCCGCCGTCGTCGCGATTGGCGGAGGTGGAGGAGCTCCGGGACGAACTGGAGCACGCACGGGTGCGCCTGGAAACCGGCTTCGCGACGCAGGAGCGCTTCCTGGCGAACGTGTCGCACGAGTTGAAGACGCCGATCGCGACGATCCTGACCGAGATCCAGTTGCTGGACACGAGCGACCTCCCGCCGCGGGTTCGCGCGTTCTTCCGCAGCGGCGTGGAGGAACTGCGTCGGCTGGCGACGACGGTGGACACGTTCTCGATCCTGACGCGCGTACGCCACGGAAAGTTGCAGATTCCCGCCGCCGAGTGGTGCCACGTGCGTGACATGCTGCTGGACAGCTACGCGGACTGCGTGACGGTCGCGCGGGCGCAAGGGGTCTCGATCGACGTGCGCCTGCCGGAAGGCCCGCACGCCGAGGCCGCCGTGCACGGCAACTGCGAACTGCTGCGTCTGCTGCTCGGCAACATCCTGAAGAATGCGGTCACGGTGAGTGCACCCGGCGCGGTGGTGTCAGTGCGGACGCAGTTCAGGGACGCAACGTGCCTCATCAGGATCCGGGACTTTGGACCCGGGGTTCCCGACGAGATGATCCCGCGCATGTTCCAGCAGTTCACGCAGTCGGTCAACGGCGTCGCGGGCGTGCGCCACTCGGGCGGCACGGGGCTCGGGCTCGAGGTCGCGATGGGGATCGCCCGGCTCCACGCCGGAACGATCACCTTCGAGAACTGCGCGGAAGGGGGCTGCGAGTTCACGGTGCGCCTGCCCGTCCGCACCGAGCCGGAGACCCACGCCTGA
- a CDS encoding response regulator transcription factor: protein MRALVIEDNPKMAAAIKAGLEEAGFATELSPSGIDGEELAATRPFDVVVLDLMLPDRDGVEVCSNLRRRKISTPILMLTALGSVEDKVHGLDAGADDYLPKPFKFEELVARLRALLRRGQATEGKALRCDDLELNLYTRRASRAGKQWDLPSREFALLEYLMRNQDRVLTRAQIGENVWDLNFEATSNVIDVYISALRKKIEGEGRRPLIHTVKNAGYRFGVLE, encoded by the coding sequence ATGCGCGCCCTCGTGATCGAAGACAATCCCAAGATGGCCGCGGCGATCAAGGCCGGGCTCGAAGAGGCCGGCTTTGCCACGGAACTCAGCCCCAGCGGGATCGACGGCGAGGAGCTCGCCGCCACGCGCCCGTTCGACGTCGTCGTGCTCGACCTCATGCTGCCGGACCGGGACGGGGTCGAGGTGTGCAGCAACCTCCGCCGGCGCAAGATCTCGACGCCCATCCTGATGCTGACGGCGCTGGGCTCGGTGGAGGACAAGGTCCACGGGCTCGACGCCGGGGCGGACGACTATCTGCCCAAGCCCTTCAAGTTCGAGGAGCTCGTCGCGCGCCTGCGTGCCCTGCTGCGCCGCGGGCAGGCGACGGAGGGCAAGGCGCTGCGGTGCGACGACCTGGAGCTGAACCTGTACACGCGGCGCGCGTCGCGCGCGGGCAAGCAGTGGGACCTGCCGTCGCGCGAGTTCGCGCTGCTGGAGTACCTCATGCGCAACCAGGACCGCGTGCTCACCCGTGCGCAGATCGGCGAGAACGTGTGGGATCTGAACTTCGAGGCGACGAGCAACGTCATCGACGTGTACATCTCGGCGCTCCGGAAGAAGATCGAGGGGGAAGGGCGCCGTCCGCTCATCCACACCGTCAAGAATGCCGGCTATCGCTTCGGCGTGCTGGAGTAG
- a CDS encoding sigma-70 family RNA polymerase sigma factor, with protein sequence MGSLRYSSAADSIDQYLSSLRHIPRLSADEERSLAIAWRERQCRDSRDRLITANLRLAISMVRRYLNRGIAFDELVAEANIGLVLGVDHFDPHAGVRFSTYAAYWIRHSIAEAFARASARPSLSRGERGDITTLRGAEAAFRATHGYLPSVGELAGALGWPIEKARTVQLLASARTQPLSLGDAGPAPHDTPAAEEAEGISDEQRRMISGLLDVLSADERRIVELRFGLDGPQARSIPVIASMLRVQPRVIRTRLEMAMAKLGRHASASRPRASGQRMTLRHRMDSVA encoded by the coding sequence ATGGGTTCACTTCGATACTCGAGCGCTGCCGATTCGATCGACCAGTATCTTTCGTCGCTGCGTCACATCCCGCGCCTGAGCGCGGACGAGGAGCGCTCGCTCGCGATCGCGTGGCGGGAGCGCCAGTGCCGCGATTCGCGCGACCGTCTCATCACGGCCAACCTGCGCCTGGCGATCTCGATGGTGCGTCGGTATCTCAACCGCGGGATCGCGTTCGACGAGCTGGTGGCGGAGGCGAACATCGGGCTCGTGCTCGGGGTGGATCACTTCGATCCGCACGCCGGCGTACGGTTCAGCACGTACGCCGCGTACTGGATCCGCCACTCGATCGCGGAAGCGTTCGCGCGTGCGTCGGCGCGCCCGTCGCTGTCGCGGGGCGAGCGGGGCGACATCACGACGCTTCGGGGCGCGGAGGCGGCGTTCCGCGCCACGCACGGGTATCTGCCCTCGGTGGGCGAACTGGCCGGCGCGCTCGGCTGGCCGATCGAGAAGGCTCGGACGGTGCAGTTGCTCGCGTCGGCGCGGACGCAGCCCCTCTCGCTGGGCGACGCGGGGCCGGCGCCGCACGACACGCCGGCGGCCGAGGAGGCCGAGGGAATCAGCGACGAGCAGCGCCGGATGATCAGCGGGCTGCTCGACGTGCTCTCGGCCGATGAACGGCGGATCGTCGAGCTGCGCTTCGGCCTGGACGGCCCGCAGGCGCGGTCGATCCCGGTGATCGCGTCGATGCTGCGGGTGCAGCCCCGCGTGATCCGCACGCGCCTGGAGATGGCGATGGCGAAGCTGGGGCGTCACGCGAGCGCGTCGCGCCCGCGCGCGAGCGGACAGCGCATGACGCTGCGCCACCGGATGGACTCGGTCGCATGA
- a CDS encoding entericidin A/B family lipoprotein gives MFGTLLAALLLAGVAGCQTTKGFGRDVENTGDAIEGAAEAND, from the coding sequence ATGTTCGGCACCCTCCTGGCGGCCCTGCTGCTCGCCGGCGTCGCGGGGTGCCAGACCACCAAGGGGTTCGGACGCGACGTCGAAAACACCGGCGACGCGATCGAGGGCGCCGCCGAGGCCAACGACTGA
- a CDS encoding CsbD family protein, whose product MNWDTIEGQWKDMKGRVREQWGRLTDDEIDQIAGRRERLEGAVQRAYGKTRDEVQREVDDWARDCNCP is encoded by the coding sequence ATGAACTGGGACACCATCGAAGGACAGTGGAAGGACATGAAGGGGCGCGTCCGCGAGCAGTGGGGGCGCCTCACCGACGACGAGATCGATCAGATCGCCGGGCGGCGCGAGCGCCTCGAAGGCGCCGTGCAGCGCGCGTACGGCAAGACGCGCGACGAGGTCCAGCGCGAGGTCGACGACTGGGCCCGCGACTGCAACTGCCCCTGA